A part of bacterium genomic DNA contains:
- a CDS encoding HAMP domain-containing sensor histidine kinase, producing the protein MAARRIDRSPHVRENVLALRRRRRFVEVYFVVALALVAVVLILHTLFVIGRLRREFRVTSNAYATFQTLLASDLQDPGMEDVIIMLAQDIGGTMNFPTVATDAEGTPQVWWPGFNERLGADPDENLELVKGFAADLDRRNDPITITRYEVDAETGRPADRLFGRFHYGEPRTIRLLYWVPALELALIAAFTFTGALAYRRLKKTEQQAIWAGMARETAHQLGTPVTSLIGWLEHLRERAGDDEALREPLAEMAEDIKRLEKVAARFQEIGAPVRLAEGDVVPLVERALAYGRRRAPAQAEITFEARTPAKLLVPHSPILMEWVVENFVKNAVDATKDLSPGQGRIVVEVREDADAVALAVTDNGVGIDPAETGLIFTPGYSTKEKGWGLGLSLVKRIVEEVHHGRLEVRSERGKGSTFTAYVPRKSRKRGEG; encoded by the coding sequence ATGGCGGCTCGCAGGATAGACCGTAGCCCGCACGTGCGGGAGAACGTGCTGGCGCTCAGGAGGCGCCGGCGTTTCGTCGAGGTTTACTTCGTCGTCGCGCTGGCCCTCGTCGCCGTCGTCCTCATCCTCCACACCCTCTTCGTCATAGGCCGGCTGCGGCGCGAGTTCCGCGTCACCAGCAACGCCTACGCCACCTTCCAAACGCTGCTCGCCTCCGACCTCCAGGACCCGGGGATGGAGGACGTCATCATCATGCTGGCGCAGGACATCGGCGGCACGATGAACTTCCCCACCGTCGCGACCGACGCCGAGGGAACGCCCCAGGTGTGGTGGCCCGGCTTCAACGAGCGGCTGGGGGCCGACCCGGACGAGAACCTCGAGCTCGTCAAGGGCTTCGCCGCCGACCTCGACCGCCGTAATGACCCCATAACCATAACGCGCTACGAGGTGGACGCCGAAACCGGCCGGCCCGCGGACCGCCTCTTCGGCCGGTTCCACTACGGCGAGCCGCGGACGATCCGCCTGCTGTACTGGGTGCCGGCGCTGGAGCTGGCCCTCATCGCCGCGTTTACGTTTACCGGCGCCCTGGCGTACCGGCGCCTGAAGAAGACGGAGCAGCAGGCCATCTGGGCCGGGATGGCGCGGGAGACGGCGCACCAGCTGGGGACCCCCGTCACTTCCCTCATCGGCTGGCTGGAGCACCTGCGCGAGCGGGCGGGCGACGACGAAGCGCTGCGGGAACCGCTCGCCGAGATGGCCGAGGACATAAAGCGCCTCGAGAAAGTGGCCGCCCGCTTCCAGGAGATAGGCGCGCCCGTGCGGTTGGCGGAGGGCGACGTCGTCCCGTTGGTGGAGCGGGCGTTGGCGTACGGCCGACGCCGCGCGCCGGCCCAGGCCGAGATAACGTTCGAGGCCAGAACGCCCGCGAAGCTGCTGGTTCCCCATAGTCCCATATTGATGGAGTGGGTGGTGGAGAACTTCGTCAAAAACGCCGTCGACGCGACGAAGGACTTATCGCCGGGGCAAGGGCGCATCGTCGTAGAGGTGCGGGAAGATGCGGATGCCGTGGCCTTGGCCGTGACCGACAACGGCGTCGGCATAGACCCGGCGGAGACGGGCCTGATATTCACGCCCGGCTACAGCACCAAAGAGAAGGGGTGGGGTTTGGGGCTATCCCTCGTGAAGCGCATCGTGGAGGAAGTCCATCACGGCCGGCTCGAGGTTCGCAGCGAGCGTGGTAAGGGTTCTACTTTCACCGCCTACGTGCCGCGGAAGTCGCGGAAAAGAGGAGAAGGTTAA
- a CDS encoding glycosyltransferase family 39 protein, with product MKALLKYAIMMTNTNLSRRAEVTVLILIFVLALAPRLWCFFHNFLPEADAGNILEVGRNLAQGRGYVTYAKWDFFGEPGAVVHPEGNRQPLVPLVAAATFALGANTAAAARILTLIASLGALALLYLLIRRWLGPGLALAGVAVAAVEPAFLWFSSRVQPEAYFALLFFAAIAVAGDFESERPSLVRPIIVGILLSLSYLCRLNGALLLVAYVAALFVAYRRKAFAPAGLALLAFAAAAMPWWIRNARTFGDPLYSQAKYFIIAPNQEQVWAIKRYVPTWAGFFASYDFFGLLGRYVRGIWRALEPFLLGNLGTGEPFKGAPFAAFVLLAAVAVPVLRRRRALLFPALALLASIVGLAVCGWGLFRYFTPFYLLAIPLGFAGVMRAAGLFERRRRWVTAALVVILLLPLVKPLAKTLRYDDRVEYQRLADVATWLNEHTGPDEVVVTWPRVVQLLYQYDRPTLYWPAGGIREILAILTNYNARYVVLEPPALSLRPGLTAIWYKGYTGLKKVPTDIAGSELTIIRVDYGGDAFKQVYRPENADFIVVYEVDQAKLRSTVYGAYLTGIQ from the coding sequence GTGAAAGCTTTGCTAAAATACGCCATTATGATGACCAACACAAATCTATCGCGGCGGGCCGAGGTGACGGTTTTAATTTTAATATTCGTCCTCGCCTTGGCCCCACGGCTCTGGTGTTTCTTCCATAATTTCTTGCCCGAGGCCGACGCCGGAAACATCCTGGAGGTCGGCCGCAACCTGGCCCAAGGGCGCGGGTACGTAACGTACGCCAAATGGGACTTCTTCGGCGAGCCCGGCGCCGTCGTCCACCCGGAGGGCAACCGCCAACCGCTGGTACCGCTGGTGGCCGCGGCGACGTTCGCGCTGGGGGCGAACACCGCCGCCGCGGCGCGGATACTCACGCTCATAGCGTCGCTCGGCGCGCTGGCGTTGTTATACCTGCTCATCCGGCGGTGGCTCGGGCCGGGGCTCGCGCTGGCCGGCGTCGCTGTCGCGGCCGTCGAGCCGGCGTTCCTGTGGTTCTCGAGCCGGGTCCAACCGGAAGCGTACTTCGCCCTGCTCTTCTTCGCCGCTATCGCCGTCGCGGGCGACTTCGAGTCCGAGCGGCCCTCTCTGGTTAGACCCATTATCGTGGGCATACTTTTAAGCCTCTCGTACCTGTGCCGGTTGAACGGCGCGCTGCTGCTCGTCGCGTACGTCGCGGCGCTGTTCGTGGCGTACCGGCGGAAGGCGTTCGCGCCGGCCGGGCTGGCGCTGCTGGCCTTCGCCGCCGCGGCGATGCCGTGGTGGATACGAAACGCCCGCACCTTCGGCGACCCGCTCTACTCCCAGGCCAAGTACTTTATAATCGCGCCCAACCAGGAACAAGTGTGGGCCATCAAAAGGTACGTACCGACGTGGGCCGGGTTCTTCGCCTCGTACGACTTCTTCGGCCTGTTAGGCCGGTACGTCCGGGGCATATGGCGGGCGCTCGAGCCTTTCCTGCTCGGCAATCTCGGCACCGGCGAGCCGTTCAAAGGCGCACCGTTCGCCGCGTTCGTCTTGCTGGCGGCCGTGGCCGTCCCGGTGCTCAGGCGCCGGCGCGCGCTTCTCTTCCCGGCGCTCGCTCTGCTGGCCTCCATCGTGGGCCTCGCCGTTTGCGGCTGGGGGCTTTTCCGCTACTTCACGCCGTTCTACTTGCTGGCCATACCCCTCGGCTTTGCGGGCGTAATGCGGGCGGCGGGTTTATTCGAACGGCGGCGGCGTTGGGTCACGGCCGCGCTGGTCGTAATATTGCTACTGCCACTCGTCAAACCACTCGCTAAAACGCTCCGGTACGACGACCGGGTCGAATACCAACGCCTCGCCGACGTCGCGACGTGGCTCAACGAACACACCGGACCCGACGAGGTCGTCGTCACCTGGCCGCGCGTCGTCCAACTGCTTTACCAATACGACCGGCCCACGCTCTACTGGCCTGCCGGCGGCATTCGCGAGATCCTAGCCATCCTGACGAACTATAACGCCCGGTACGTCGTCTTGGAACCGCCCGCGCTCTCGCTCCGCCCCGGCCTTACGGCGATATGGTATAAGGGCTATACCGGCCTGAAAAAAGTGCCGACGGACATCGCGGGAAGCGAGCTGACGATCATCCGCGTCGACTACGGCGGCGACGCTTTTAAACAAGTTTATCGCCCGGAAAACGCCGACTTCATAGTGGTCTACGAAGTCGACCAGGCCAAGCTGCGTTCCACCGTATACGGCGCGTACTTGACCGGCATACAGTAA
- a CDS encoding discoidin domain-containing protein, producing MGIRKPTIAALGASAAWAAFALWSSLSCGTPPAGGGEFTLVADSLGEVPMHPDALTLDNLANAFDGSMETRWTTVANMEPGFFVELRFDRPRKVAGLVLNSKPTPKDFPRGFVVEVSRDGENWEEAAAGGPKATKGGVTTINFDRPREVRNVLVTVNKAAPYWWSIYEVEVKYAE from the coding sequence ATGGGGATACGTAAACCGACTATCGCCGCCCTGGGCGCGTCGGCCGCCTGGGCCGCGTTTGCGCTTTGGTCGTCGTTATCTTGCGGCACGCCGCCCGCCGGCGGGGGGGAATTCACGCTCGTCGCCGACAGCCTGGGTGAGGTCCCGATGCACCCCGACGCGTTAACGTTGGATAACCTCGCGAACGCGTTCGACGGCTCGATGGAGACGCGGTGGACGACGGTGGCGAATATGGAACCGGGTTTCTTCGTCGAGCTGCGGTTCGACCGACCCCGCAAGGTCGCCGGCCTGGTGCTGAATTCCAAGCCGACGCCCAAGGACTTCCCGCGCGGCTTCGTCGTCGAGGTATCGCGCGACGGGGAGAATTGGGAGGAGGCCGCCGCGGGCGGCCCCAAAGCGACGAAGGGCGGCGTCACGACCATAAACTTCGACCGGCCGCGCGAAGTGCGCAACGTGCTGGTAACCGTAAACAAGGCCGCGCCTTATTGGTGGTCGATATACGAGGTGGAAGTCAAGTACGCCGAATAG